In Thiothrix unzii, the sequence GCCGTTTGCAAGAATTCCTCCAGTCACGTGGTCACGATTTACCTGACTATCAGTTACTTGAAGTACACGGCGAAGCGCACAAACAGACGTTTACCGCTGAATGTGTGATCAACAGTTTAAACATCCGCACGCAAGGCACATCCGGGAGCCGCCGCAAGGCAGAGCAGGAAGCCGCCGCGCTTGCCTTTCAGCAGGTAATGGCTAAAAAATGACTGAATTATCTTCACAACGTTGCGGTTATGTCGCGATTGTTGGGCGACCTAATGTGGGTAAATCCACGTTGATGAACCATTTGATTGGTTTCAAAGTATCGGCGATTGCGAATAAACCGCAAACTACGCGCCACAGCATCCGGGGGATTCTCACCGAAGGCGATTATCAGATGATTTTCGTCGATACGCCGGGAATTCACCGCACTTCCAAAAGCTTGCTCAATAAAACCATTAACCGTGAAGCGGTGGCCTCTATTGAAGGTGTCGATGCGGTGGTGATGATTGTTGAAGCGATGCGCTGGCAAGATGAAGATAATCTGGTGTTAGAGCGTATTGCGCACGTCCAATGCCCGGTGTTTTTGATCGCCAATAAAGTGGACAAGATTGAGAAAAAAGAAAAACTGTTTGGCTGGTTGCCGGAGGTATTGAGCAAATACCCGTTCAAAGAAATTTTCCCGCTGTCGGCAACTAAGGGTACGAATACCGAACAGCTTAAAAACGCGCTGGCTAAAGTCATGCCGCAGCAAGACTGGATTTACGCCGAAGATGACGTGACCGACCAATCAACGCGCTTTATTTGCGGTGAATTGATCCGCGAGCAGTTAATGACGTATTTGCATCAGGAAATGCCGTATTCCACCGCTGTTGAAATTGAAACCTTTACCGAAAAACCACACATCACCGAAATAAACGCGGTCATTTGGGTGAGTCGCGAAAACCAAAAAGGCATCGTGATTGGGAGTAAAGGCGATACCCTCAAGCGCATTGGTAGCTCGGCACGGATTGCACTGGAAGCCTTTTTAGAGCGCAAAGTGATGCTGAAATTGTGGGTGCGGGTGGAAGAAAACTGGGAAAACAGCCCACGGCATCTGCAAAGCTTGGGGATTTCAACCTGAGTGTTGCCCCCACTTTCGCCAGCCTTCATCTTACGCCGTAACCCCTACCGCGACACCAGCGTATTGTTGGATTTGTTTACCCTTGAAGCTGGCAAGATTACCTGCGTTGCCAAATTCGGGCAGGGCAAAAACTCGCGCTCCAAGGGAATGCTCGAACCTTTCCGCCAACTCGATGCCAGTTGGACGGGAAGGGGCGAAGTATTTACGTTGTTTAATGCTGAAGAAAAACGCCGTTTCCCGCTGAAAGCTGCTGGTTTGGTGCGTGCCGTTTACGCCAATGAATTGTTGCTGCGGGCATTGTGGCAACACCAGCCGCAGCCGGAATTATTCGCCCAATACCAGCAAACCTTGTTCCGCCTCGAAAACCCCGCTGACGTACTCGCACTGCCGCTGTTTGAACTGGACGTGCTGGCAATGGCGGGCTATGTTCTCAATCTATGGCACGATGACGCAGAGGGACATGACATTGAACCCGCGATGCGTTACCGTTTCCGCCCCGACCACGGTTTGTATGCGGATGTGGGGGAGGGTAAAGGTGTACCCATTTCGGGTAACTTACTGATTGCGTTGCGCGAACCTGAAGCGATGAACTCCGAACAGCGGCTGGAATTGCGCCATACCCTCGATTACCTGATCCAGATGTTGCTGAAAGGCAAAACCTTGAATGCGAGAAAATTGTTCCATGAATAAGATCGAACTCGGTGTCAATATTGACCATATCGCCACTTTGCGCCAAGCACGCGGCACGGCTTACCCCGATTTGCTGGAGGCAGTACGGCTGGTGGAAGACGCAGGCGCACACGCCATTACCATTCATTTGCGCGAAGATCGCCGCCACATTCAGGACGCGGATGTGTACGCGATTCGCCAAATGTGTACGCGCCGTTTGAATCTGGAACTGGCGGCAACTGATGAAATGGTTGGGATTGCCTGCGATGTATTGCCGAATGATGCGTGTGTCGTTCCTGAAAAGCGCGAAGAACTCACCACCGAAGGCGGTTTGGACATTATCGGGCAATTCGAGCGGGTGCGCAGCGTGACCCAACGCTTAAATGCGGCGAATATCCGCGTATCGTTGTTTATCGAGCCGGATATTGAGCAAATCCGCCGTGTGCCTGACATTGGTGCACCTGTGATTGAATTGCATACTGGCACGTATGCGAATGCCAGTGGCGAAGCTAGACAGCGCGAATTAAACCGTATTCGCGAAGCCACCGAATTTGCACACAGTCTCGGTATTCAGGTAAACGCTGGGCATGGGTTGGATTACCACAATACCCAAGCGATTGCCGCGATTGCCAATATTCGTGAACTCAATATCGGACATTCAATGGTAGCGCGGGCAGTGTTTGTGGGTATCCGCCAAGCGACGCTGGAAATGTTGGAGTTAATGCAAGCAGCCAGAGCGGGTGCATGACCATTCTTGGCATCGGCACAGACATCGTGGAAATCGCCCGCATTGAACAAATGTTAGCGCGGCATCCCCAACGTTTAGCCGCCCGTATTTTGCACCCCAATGAACTCGAACGCTTCGCCAGTCAAGCCAACCCGGCAGCATGGCTGGCGAAACGCTTCGCCACCAAAGAAGCCCTTGCTAAAGCCCTCGGCACAGGTATCGGCAAAGAGGTGCGCTTACAAGAAATCGAAACGACTCACGATTTACGCGGTAAACCGTTGTTGCAATTGCATGGTGTAACACTGGCAACGGCGACAGCAATGGGTGTCGCCTCGTGTCAACTCTCAGTTGCCGACGAGCGCAGCCACGCCCTCGCTTTCGTGATTGCGGTGGGGAACTGAGGCAAGCCACTGCTGCAATTCCGCTGCCAAGGTTGGCGTATCCAATGGTTTACCGATATGCCCGTTCATGCCTGCTTTTAAGCATTCAGCAATATCATGACTCATGGTATTTGCGGTGAGCGCGATGATGGGAATTGAGGGGTTACGCACGGCTGCCATACCCGCGTGAATGCTATTGCCCCGGATATGGCGGCTGGCTTCCAGACCATCGCATTCCGGCATTTGTACGTCCATCAATACCAGATCATAATCTGCGTCAATCAGGTGTTGGATGGCTTGTTCGCCATTTTCTACGGTATCAACACGACTTAGCCCCAAGGTTTCCAGCATGGCTTGGGCAATGATTTGGTTGATGGGGTTGTCTTCTGCCAACAAGATGCGGCAATTAGGGTCAAGCGGGGTAAGTTCCGCTGGCTTTGGCTCGGATACCGGAGCGATTGGCGTTGGGGTTGCTACCTGATAAGGAATCTCGAACCAGAAACACGAGCCTTGCCCTTGCTGGCTTTGCATCCCGATTGTGCCGTGCATCAGGTTAACCAACTGCTTGGAAATTGCCAGACCCAAACCTGTTCCGCCGTATTTCCGTGCTGTTGATGATTCCATTTGTTGGAAACTACTGAATAATAAACCCTGTTTTTCAGCAGGAATGCCAATGCCAGTATCCCGAATCTCAAAGCGCAGTCGTTCGCCATCTTGTGTCGGTTTGATTGTCAGCGTAATCGTGCCTGCGTCGGTAAACTTGATGGCGTTACCAAGTAAGTTGAGTAATACCTGTTGGGTGCGGATTTCGTCACCTTTTAAATAGGGTGCGATGTCGGCATCCATCTCGATAACAAACGTCAAGCCTTTTTCTTTAGCGCGAATGTCCAGTAAGTGCTGTAAATGCGCCACCATATCGTGGAGCGGATAGTGGGTTAACTCCAGTTCCATCTTGCCCGCTTCGATTTTGGAAAAATCCAGCAAATCATTCAGCAGTGCCAGTAGCGTTTTGCCGCTGCGATGGATCAGGGAAACGTATTGTTGTTGTTCAGCCGTTTTCACCAACGGGGTCAGCAATTCACTTGCACCCAGAATACCGTTCATTGGGGTGCGTAATTCGTGGCTCATGTTCGCGAGAAAATGGCTTTTGGCTTGATTAGCGATTTCCGCCATTTCTTTGGCAGCGGCAAGGTTAGCAGTCTGTTGTTCCAGTAAATCGTTTTTGTATAAAAGCTGAAAGTAATCTTTATGGATAGTGTTGCCCATCGCGATGGTAAAAATTCCAAGCAGGAATAAGCCTAGCGCAATAATGTAGGCATCGGTTGTCCCGGTATGCTGCATTACCAGAATCGTTGGCCACAGTAGGATATTATTGAACAGTATCAGCAGGTTTCTGTCAGGCGACAAATGTGAAACCGAACCGGCTCCGATCATGAGCAATGGCAATAGCATGATTGTGCCATGCGTGCCCACGCCTACCTGAGACAATCCCCACGCGGTAAATAACCCCCAAATACAGCTTGATACCAACACATTGCTGCGAAACAGCGTCAGCCAGCGTTGCGGATTTTTAGCGCATAAAGAAGGTTGTCGCTTGATGAGAAACAATCGCCACAAAGTCAGCAGCAACATGAATAAGCCGGTTATGTAAACCAGCGTCGGGCTGTATTGGGTAAGGTGCGTCCCCTGCACCAATACAACCCAACTTACCAGATAAGCAAGTGTCCCGGAAACGGAACGCTGCGCCAGATCAGTGTCACGTTGCATTAACATGGCAGCGGACATATTGATGGAGGCTGTTTTGTTGGGGGCTACTGCTGAAACTGGCTGGATAAAAGGAGCCAAGATCTTGGTTGCGCTACTCACATGATTTCCTATTTATTATGTTTATTCGCAGGTTTGACACGTTACCTGATTATCAGATCAGGTCAAGTCAAATTCGTCGGTAGGTAGCGGATAAGTGGGATGGCTGGTAAGCTCTTTCTGCATCAATACCAAAGCAAGAGCGACGAACATGCATTACCCCACCATCGAAGATTTTATCGGCAATACCCCGCTAGTGCGTCTGCAACGTTTGCCGGGTGCAACCACTAACACTATTTTGGTGAAACTCGAAGGCAACAACCCGGCAGGTTCAGTCAAAGACCGTCCGGCATTAAGCATGATTCAGCGAGCCGAAGCCCGTGGCGATATTAAACCCGGCGATACCTTGATTGAAGCCACCAGCGGTAATACCGGGATTGCGTTAGCAATGGCAGCGGCAATTAAAGGTTACAAAATGGTGCTGATTATGCCGGAAACCATGAGTGCTGAACGCCGCGCTTCGATGAAAGCCTACGGCGCGGAGTTAGTGCTGGTTTCCAAAGAAGCGAGCATGGAAGGGGCGCGTGATCTGGCCTTGCAAATGGAGCGCGAAGGCAAGGGCAAAGTGCTGAATCAGTTCGCTAATGAGGATAATCCACAGGCACACTTTCATTCTACCGGGCCGGAAATCTGGCGCGATACGCACGGGCAGGTAACGCATTTTGTCAGCAGCATGGGAACGACGGGAACCATTATGGGCACGGGACGCTTCCTTAAGTCCAAAAATCCGCAAGTGCAAATTGTGGGGGTGCAACCTGCTACGCAAACCGATCAAATTCCCGGTATTCGTCGCTGGACACCGGAGTATTTACCGGAAATTTTTCACCGTAACGAAGTCGATCTGGAAATTGATATGAGTCAGCCGGAGGCGGAGCAAATCATGCATCGGCTGGCAGCAGAAGAGGGGATTTTCTGCGGTGTATCGTCGGGTGGTGCGGTTGCGGCGGCGTTACGTTTATCTGCAACGTTGCAAAATGCGACGATTGTGGCGATTATTTGTGACCGGGGGGATCGTTACATTTCCACCGGAATTTTCCCTGCCTAAAACGGCTGTTTGGGCTAATACATTGATAATACCAATAATTAAATGTAGCAAAATGCGTAAACTCGACTATAGTTAGAGCCATTGTGTGTCCTAACGATCAGAACGGATTCTGAAAATGTCGAAAACATTCGCGGCGTGTCAGTTGCAGGGAGTCTTTTTCCCTGCACATAAGCAGCAAACCTTCCACCGGATTAACCTCGAATACCTCGTGCCGTTACAGGCATTGGGTCGTCAGCACGTCTACAGTTTGCTGGATGCGGGGCTGCGCAGTAATTTACGTAAAGCCGGTGGTGCGGACGATGTTTTGCACAGTTTACGCCCGCAATTGGAAACGCTGGCCTCTCACGTTTCTGTGCAAGGTTTGAGCTTAATGCAAGGGCGCGAAGATTTACGCAAGCAATTATTAGCGCGTAGCCAAGGCAGTTTTTCGTTGTACCGTGCGAGTATGGGGGCAGATTTTGCCAGCAAGAAATTGGCAGAATCTTTAGTGACTGAAGGGCAGGCGGCACAACAACGGGTGATCTTGGCAGAACATATGCTGCACGATGCGGTGGCGGCGAATGCCGATAATTACCGCGCTCATTTTGAATTGGGTTGGATGTATTTATTTTTGTTGGGCAAACTGGAACGTGCAGCAACGCACTTTCAGGCAGCGGTGCAACACGCGCAATTGCTTGACCCGGCCTTTGCGCAATTTGCACGGCGGCATCTGGCAGATGCGTATTACGGTAATGGGCAATTCAGCGCGGCGGTGGAAACGGCGTTGCGCGCTACCCACGCGGTGGGGCTGGACGACATGGAAAGTGCCTATGAGTGCGCCCGTTATTTAGCCGCTGAAGGTGCGAATAACGCAGCGGCAGAACGCTTGGCGCAAGTGGTGGCACGTTCCCCGGTGTATTACGTGCAAGCGCAGATGGAACCGGATTTTGCCAATAACACTGAGATTGGCGGAATGTTACGTGACTTGCGTTCGGTGCGGGTCAAGCGCATTCAAACCTACGTGCAAACCCACTGGCAACAGCACCCGATGGCGGTATTGGCCTTACCTGATCAAATCAATAGCGGCGATTTATTCAAGCAAGTGGTACATCAGCACGTGCGGGTATTGTCGCATTTACCGTATGTCACCCTCAGCCAGCGTGAACAACAAATCGGCAAATTGATTTTAGCCGCTTCCCAAAAACGCATTGTACGCGAAGTGCAGCACCGTTCCCGTCATTACGAGCAAGTGGCAGAGCAACAGCGTTCGCGCTGGGGCTGGGTTAACCAAATCGGCGGGGTATTGATTCACGCCTCCGCCGT encodes:
- the era gene encoding GTPase Era encodes the protein MTELSSQRCGYVAIVGRPNVGKSTLMNHLIGFKVSAIANKPQTTRHSIRGILTEGDYQMIFVDTPGIHRTSKSLLNKTINREAVASIEGVDAVVMIVEAMRWQDEDNLVLERIAHVQCPVFLIANKVDKIEKKEKLFGWLPEVLSKYPFKEIFPLSATKGTNTEQLKNALAKVMPQQDWIYAEDDVTDQSTRFICGELIREQLMTYLHQEMPYSTAVEIETFTEKPHITEINAVIWVSRENQKGIVIGSKGDTLKRIGSSARIALEAFLERKVMLKLWVRVEENWENSPRHLQSLGIST
- the recO gene encoding DNA repair protein RecO; protein product: MLPPLSPAFILRRNPYRDTSVLLDLFTLEAGKITCVAKFGQGKNSRSKGMLEPFRQLDASWTGRGEVFTLFNAEEKRRFPLKAAGLVRAVYANELLLRALWQHQPQPELFAQYQQTLFRLENPADVLALPLFELDVLAMAGYVLNLWHDDAEGHDIEPAMRYRFRPDHGLYADVGEGKGVPISGNLLIALREPEAMNSEQRLELRHTLDYLIQMLLKGKTLNARKLFHE
- a CDS encoding ATP-binding protein translates to MSSATKILAPFIQPVSAVAPNKTASINMSAAMLMQRDTDLAQRSVSGTLAYLVSWVVLVQGTHLTQYSPTLVYITGLFMLLLTLWRLFLIKRQPSLCAKNPQRWLTLFRSNVLVSSCIWGLFTAWGLSQVGVGTHGTIMLLPLLMIGAGSVSHLSPDRNLLILFNNILLWPTILVMQHTGTTDAYIIALGLFLLGIFTIAMGNTIHKDYFQLLYKNDLLEQQTANLAAAKEMAEIANQAKSHFLANMSHELRTPMNGILGASELLTPLVKTAEQQQYVSLIHRSGKTLLALLNDLLDFSKIEAGKMELELTHYPLHDMVAHLQHLLDIRAKEKGLTFVIEMDADIAPYLKGDEIRTQQVLLNLLGNAIKFTDAGTITLTIKPTQDGERLRFEIRDTGIGIPAEKQGLLFSSFQQMESSTARKYGGTGLGLAISKQLVNLMHGTIGMQSQQGQGSCFWFEIPYQVATPTPIAPVSEPKPAELTPLDPNCRILLAEDNPINQIIAQAMLETLGLSRVDTVENGEQAIQHLIDADYDLVLMDVQMPECDGLEASRHIRGNSIHAGMAAVRNPSIPIIALTANTMSHDIAECLKAGMNGHIGKPLDTPTLAAELQQWLASVPHRNHESEGVAALVGN
- the pdxJ gene encoding pyridoxine 5'-phosphate synthase gives rise to the protein MNKIELGVNIDHIATLRQARGTAYPDLLEAVRLVEDAGAHAITIHLREDRRHIQDADVYAIRQMCTRRLNLELAATDEMVGIACDVLPNDACVVPEKREELTTEGGLDIIGQFERVRSVTQRLNAANIRVSLFIEPDIEQIRRVPDIGAPVIELHTGTYANASGEARQRELNRIREATEFAHSLGIQVNAGHGLDYHNTQAIAAIANIRELNIGHSMVARAVFVGIRQATLEMLELMQAARAGA
- the cysM gene encoding cysteine synthase CysM — encoded protein: MHYPTIEDFIGNTPLVRLQRLPGATTNTILVKLEGNNPAGSVKDRPALSMIQRAEARGDIKPGDTLIEATSGNTGIALAMAAAIKGYKMVLIMPETMSAERRASMKAYGAELVLVSKEASMEGARDLALQMEREGKGKVLNQFANEDNPQAHFHSTGPEIWRDTHGQVTHFVSSMGTTGTIMGTGRFLKSKNPQVQIVGVQPATQTDQIPGIRRWTPEYLPEIFHRNEVDLEIDMSQPEAEQIMHRLAAEEGIFCGVSSGGAVAAALRLSATLQNATIVAIICDRGDRYISTGIFPA
- the acpS gene encoding holo-ACP synthase, translated to MTILGIGTDIVEIARIEQMLARHPQRLAARILHPNELERFASQANPAAWLAKRFATKEALAKALGTGIGKEVRLQEIETTHDLRGKPLLQLHGVTLATATAMGVASCQLSVADERSHALAFVIAVGN